A genomic stretch from Helianthus annuus cultivar XRQ/B chromosome 1, HanXRQr2.0-SUNRISE, whole genome shotgun sequence includes:
- the LOC110939596 gene encoding uncharacterized protein LOC110939596: MAQRRKIETPVTTKPDIGLDLQQVATDVAKLYQESLNLRPISFDAGRRHSLTKAYEWISSQIQVGKSVTSTDIITYVQNELDSLPTDPHLNGASSSSTASIENNEPGENAPQDMEEDPPHV; this comes from the exons ATGGCGCAAAGGAGGAAAATCGAGACCCCCGTTACAACTAAACCCGATATTGGTCTCGATTTGCAACAAGTGGCTACTGATGTTGCTAAACTTTATCAAGAATCCCTGAATTTGCGACCCATTTCTTTTGATGCTGGTCGAAGACATTCCCTT ACGAAAGCATACGAATGGATTTCATCGCAAATTCAGGTGGGAAAATCAGTTACTTCAACCGACATTATCACCTACGTGCAG AATGAGCTCGATAGTTTGCCAACCGATCCTCATCTGAACGGGGCTTCCTCTAGCTCGACGGCTTCCATTGAAAACAACGAACCAGGTGAGAACGCGCCTCAAGATATGGAAGAGGACCCTCCCCATGTTTAG
- the LOC110876729 gene encoding pumilio homolog 12: MPERAHELEYDEFDKLLGEIPRATVTANTEEYGSFPSSKNPKNLYTPPENGTFLDTLSDEKLSMKRVQFIEGNLLNDRSFASVFQDLSIKDGPIMLSPTAPLVNPPTPFNGVEFNGQQLVAIPMIPNMNQQQLFYHPSQHKPEPHLTWRNLENEQEYHHQLHMHQFCKNLHMDSQQAAPPSLTRFMTHANGMHGSNQKVPERILTRSRAGMTRDRDPLGSLKFGSFERKDPVSSVVKQPSQKSDDLGERIYCMAKDQQGCRSLQKKFSEGTREDLENIFREVIVHIIELMTDPFGNYLVQKLLDVCDKHQHMQILRVITRKPGDLVRISCDMHGTRAVQKVVETLKTREQCSMVVSALKPGIIGLMKNMNGNHVAQRFLQYLKPEFNEFLFEAATMKCMELATDRHGCCVLQKCLSHSDGEPRRRLVREITSNALILSQDPYGNYVVQYVFELQVPWATSAILDQLEGNYGDLAMQKYSSNVVEKCLKYAREECRVCIVNELMNNPRLDQIMQDPYGNYVIQAALRSSKGALREALVEAIKPHVPTLRTSPYGKKVLSSNGLKK; the protein is encoded by the exons ATGCCTGAGCGAGCTCATGAACTGGAATATGATGAATTTGATAAGCTTCTTGGTGAGATACCACGAGCTACCGTGACCGCCAACACCGAAGAATATGGAAGCTTTCCGTCTTCGAAGAACCCGAAAAATCTCTACACACCTCCTGAAAATGGTACATTTCTTGATACATTAAGTGATGAAAAGTTATCAATGAAAAGGGTCCAATTCATTGAAGGAAATCTTCTGAATGACCGATCATTCGCGTCGGTTTTTCAAGACTTGAGCATCAAAGATGGGCCAATCATGCTATCTCCAACCGCGCCTTTGGTTAATCCTCCAACGCCCTTCAATGGGGTCGAGTTTAACGGGCAACAACTTGTCGCGATCCCTATGATCCCGAATATGAATCAACAACAGTTGTTTTATCATCCTTCGCAACACAAACCCGAGCCTCATTTAACTTGGAGGAATCTTGAAAATGAACAAGAGTATCATCATCAACTTCATATGCACCAGTTTTGTAAGAATCTGCATATGGACAGTCAGCAGGCTGCACCACCTTCGCTGACTCGGTTCATGACTCATGCTAATGGAATGCATGGCTCAAACCAAAAGGTCCCCGAAAGGATACTCACAAGGTCGCGTGCAGGGATGACCCGTGACCGTGACCCTCTTGGGTCCCTAAAATTTGGTAGCTTTGAGCGAAAAGATCCTGTTTCGAGTGTCGTGAAGCAGCCGTCGCAGAAATCTGATGATCTTGGAGAGAGGATATATTGCATGGCGAAAGATCAACAAGGATGTCGTTCCTTGCAGAAGAAGTTTTCTGAAGGAACTAGAGAAGATTTGGAGAACATTTTCCGCGAGGTTATAGTGCATATTATTGAGCTAATGACAGACCCTTTCGGAAACTATCTTGTTCAGAAGCTTCTTGACGTGTGTGACAAGCATCAACATATGCAGATCCTTCGTGTTATTACTCGAAAGCCTGGAGATCTTGTTAGGATCTCGTGTGATATGCATGG GACTCGCGCTGTTCAAAAGGTCGTTGAAACTCTTAAGACGCGTGAACAGTGTTCTATGGTTGTTTCGGCTTTGAAGCCCGGTATCATTGGCTTGATGAAGAACATGAATGGCAATCATGTGGCACAGCGGTTCTTGCAGTACCTAAAACCCGAATTCAATGAG TTTCTTTTTGAAGCCGCAACTATGAAATGCATGGAACTGGCAACAGACCGACACGGGTGCTGTGTGCTTCAGAAATGTCTGAGCCATTCTGATGGTGAACCACGAAGGCGTTTGGTTCGTGAGATCACTTCAAACGCTCTAATTCTTTCACAAGATCCATACGG AAACTATGTTGTACAATATGTGTTTGAGCTTCAAGTTCCGTGGGCAACATCAGCCATTCTTGATCAACTGGAGGGTAACTATGGGGACCTCGCTATGCAGAAATACAGTAGTAATGTTGTTGAAAAATGCCTGAAATACGCGCGAGAAGAGTGCCGTGTTTGTATTGTTAACGAGCTGATGAATAATCCTCGTTTAGATCAAATCATGCAGGATCCTTATGGAAACTATGTCATCCAGGCCGCACTTCGTTCTTCAAAG GGAGCTCTGCGCGAGGCGTTAGTCGAGGCAATAAAGCCCCATGTCCCCACGCTACGCACAAGCCCGTATGGCAAAAAGGTTCTGTCAAGTAATGGCCTCAAAAAATAA